From the genome of Nodosilinea sp. FACHB-141, one region includes:
- a CDS encoding molybdenum cofactor biosynthesis protein MoaE, translating into MTLATPKSVVAPADSLRVTFAPLSLDEVYGLADDPANGAVVMMSGMVRNNSEGKAVVALEYQAYEPMALEVFKQIAAQIRATWTEATRVVIHHRTGKLAVGDISVLVAVGCPHRAEAFAACQYAIDTLKHNAPIWKKEHWEDGSTSWVSIGACEEE; encoded by the coding sequence ATGACGCTTGCTACACCAAAATCTGTGGTAGCACCTGCTGACAGCTTGCGGGTGACTTTTGCCCCGCTATCGCTCGACGAGGTCTATGGCTTGGCTGATGACCCCGCCAACGGCGCCGTGGTAATGATGAGCGGCATGGTGCGTAATAACAGCGAGGGCAAAGCCGTAGTGGCGTTGGAGTACCAGGCCTACGAACCCATGGCTCTGGAGGTGTTTAAGCAGATCGCCGCCCAGATTCGTGCTACCTGGACGGAGGCCACCCGCGTGGTGATTCACCACCGCACTGGCAAGCTGGCCGTGGGCGACATTAGCGTGTTGGTGGCTGTGGGCTGTCCTCACCGGGCTGAGGCGTTTGCCGCCTGTCAGTATGCGATCGACACCCTCAAGCACAATGCCCCGATCTGGAAAAAAGAGCACTGGGAAGACGGCTCGACCAGCTGGGTGAGCATCGGTGCCTGTGAGGAGGAGTAG
- a CDS encoding aspartate carbamoyltransferase catalytic subunit, whose product MASASWNRRHVLSLADFTAAEFETVMETAVSFWQVLSRRTRKVPALQGLVVTNMFFEPSTRTRSSFELAAKRLSADVLNFAPGTSSLTKGETILDTAKTYLAMGTNLMVIRHQEAGVPGAIAAEMDRLNTGVGVLNGGDGLHAHPSQALLDLFTLGLTLDPEQPTASLLAGKKIALVGDILHSRVARSNLWCLTACGAEVHLAAPPTLLPPGFADAFITQSPIDIPRAIVQHSTLAPALEGADFVMTLRLQKERMAQHLLPSLREYHQGFGVTRDRIQSCQPTVKVLHPGPVNRGVEISSDLMDDPALSLISDQVTSGVAVRMALLYLMGVGKKGTEE is encoded by the coding sequence ATGGCAAGTGCTTCCTGGAATCGACGACACGTGCTGTCGCTGGCTGATTTTACGGCGGCGGAGTTTGAAACGGTGATGGAGACGGCTGTGAGCTTTTGGCAGGTGCTGTCGCGCCGCACCCGTAAGGTGCCCGCCCTACAGGGGTTGGTGGTTACCAACATGTTTTTTGAACCCTCCACTCGCACCCGCAGCAGCTTTGAGCTAGCCGCCAAGCGCCTGTCGGCGGATGTGCTCAACTTTGCCCCCGGTACCTCGTCGCTCACCAAGGGTGAAACCATTCTAGATACCGCCAAGACCTACCTTGCTATGGGCACCAACTTAATGGTGATTCGCCACCAGGAAGCGGGGGTACCGGGGGCGATCGCCGCCGAAATGGACCGGCTAAACACTGGCGTCGGCGTGCTCAACGGGGGCGACGGGCTCCACGCCCACCCCTCCCAGGCCCTGCTCGATCTATTCACACTGGGTCTGACCCTTGATCCGGAACAACCCACGGCATCGCTGCTGGCGGGCAAGAAAATTGCCTTGGTCGGCGATATTCTCCATTCCCGTGTCGCCCGGTCCAACCTCTGGTGCTTGACGGCCTGTGGCGCTGAGGTTCACCTGGCGGCTCCACCCACCCTGCTGCCCCCCGGTTTTGCTGACGCCTTTATTACCCAATCGCCCATTGATATTCCCCGCGCCATTGTGCAACACAGCACCCTAGCCCCAGCCTTAGAAGGGGCTGACTTTGTTATGACCCTGCGCCTACAAAAGGAGCGCATGGCCCAGCACCTGCTGCCCAGCCTGCGAGAATATCATCAAGGGTTTGGGGTAACGCGCGATCGCATCCAATCCTGCCAACCCACCGTCAAAGTGCTACACCCTGGCCCCGTCAACCGCGGCGTCGAAATCAGCTCTGACCTAATGGATGACCCCGCTCTGAGCCTAATCAGTGACCAGGTAACCAGCGGCGTCGCCGTGCGGATGGCGCTGCTGTACCTGATGGGAGTGGGGAAGAAAGGGACTGAGGAGTGA
- a CDS encoding YdcF family protein, whose amino-acid sequence MVDLSACQITAAGDLTRSLWRLLNLLLQPTFILPVLAVMIAAPWIVRPRRWKRRISLAGVLLVLLYSLGLSPLGIQMGGKGLALLIPRDGGQPADAIVVLGRGGDFRPSRVQVAAELWQQQRAPLVFASGRSDAKEIGQMLEATGLPAEAIDGEPCSATTNENALFTAALLQPRGIRRLILVTDPPHMARSLLTFRSLGFEVIPHPSPVPKSLDNRKRQFLVLREWAGLIGYGMMGRYLARETGEPGFGA is encoded by the coding sequence GTGGTTGATCTATCAGCCTGTCAAATTACAGCAGCGGGCGACCTGACGCGATCGCTCTGGCGACTGCTCAATCTGCTCCTACAACCAACCTTCATCCTGCCAGTTCTGGCCGTGATGATTGCCGCTCCCTGGATTGTGCGCCCCCGCCGGTGGAAGCGTCGGATTAGTTTGGCTGGAGTGCTGCTGGTGCTGCTTTATAGTCTGGGCCTATCTCCCTTAGGGATCCAAATGGGTGGAAAAGGACTGGCGCTGCTGATTCCTCGCGATGGCGGCCAGCCTGCCGATGCCATTGTGGTGCTGGGTCGTGGGGGAGACTTTCGGCCCAGCCGAGTACAGGTGGCCGCCGAGTTGTGGCAGCAGCAGCGAGCACCCCTCGTCTTTGCCAGCGGGCGCAGCGATGCCAAAGAAATTGGCCAAATGCTAGAGGCCACCGGGCTGCCAGCAGAGGCGATCGACGGCGAACCCTGCTCGGCCACCACTAACGAAAACGCCCTATTTACAGCGGCACTGCTGCAACCTCGGGGAATTCGACGGCTGATTTTGGTCACCGATCCGCCCCATATGGCGCGATCGCTCCTCACCTTCCGCAGCCTAGGATTTGAGGTCATCCCCCACCCCAGCCCCGTCCCGAAAAGTCTAGACAATCGCAAACGCCAATTTTTGGTACTACGAGAATGGGCCGGACTAATTGGCTATGGCATGATGGGCCGCTATTTGGCGCGAGAAACGGGGGAACCGGGGTTTGGGGCGTAG